From one Lycorma delicatula isolate Av1 chromosome 2, ASM4794821v1, whole genome shotgun sequence genomic stretch:
- the LOC142320135 gene encoding putative cytochrome P450 6a17: MLCTLIITTVLAILVLYFLHWLNERNTNYWKKKGVPVISSSDQCEIFSGIITGKKNMIEMFNTMYKKLEGEKFGGYFQILTPTIMIRDIELINRILIQDFTHFEDRGPPQEKTIDLFGLAISNLCGDEWRAARHKLTPTFTSGKLKMMFEPIKECSEEGVLFLKDKMGQDIEALTLLRKIIVKIIASAAFGLTVNTFNEKEEMHNDFIKSIYKYLNPSRILLLKFMVLNGLPILRKIFKFKIIHEDTNNFFLKLTKDIIKFREETGTRRNDFIQLMIEEKKKEHSLLDHEKNPISCNEYENEDKELLDQLNNTPTSISKWSKSSEFFTEEFIAAQTLIFMSVGSDSTATTLSFVLYELAVNQDVQKRVKKEISDILSCHEFDYQSVKRMVYLEQSINETLRLHAIIPVLTRNCTKEYKIPGTNVILEKGTAVFIPTVSLHMDPQYFPDPNKFNPDRFTNMESIPKGVFFPFGSGPRICIAVQLVMLEMKIILANLLLNYTVVLSEKTKLPLKITKHSVFNHVDGGIWIKFKKDN; this comes from the exons ATGCTGTGTACATTGATAATTACTACAGTTTTAGCCATTTTAGTACTTTACTTTTTGCATTGGCTAAATGAAAGGAATACTAATTACTGGAAGAAAAAAGGAGTGCCTGTTATTTCCAGTTCAGAccaatgtgaaattttttcaggCATCATAACGggcaaaaaaaatatgattgaaatGTTTAATACTATGTACAAAAAACTTGAAGGTGAGAAATTTGGTGGGTACTTCCAAATTTTGACACCAACTATAATGATACGagatattgaattaattaatcggATTTTAATTCAAGATTTTACACATTTTGAAGATCGTGGACCACCTCAAGAAAAAACAATCGACTTATTTGGTTTGGCTATTAGTAATCTTTGCGGTGATGAATGGAGAGCTGCTAGGCATAAATTAACACCTACATTTACTtctggtaaattaaaaatgatgtttgaaCCGATAAAAGAGTGTAGTGAAGAAGGCGTACTGTTCCTGAAAGATAAAATGGGTCAAGACATAGAAGCATTAActttattgagaaaaattattgtgaaaataatcGCAAGTGCTGCTTTTGGTTTAACTGtaaatacatttaatgaaaagGAGGAGATGCATAAtgactttattaaatcaatttataaatatttaaaccccTCTCGGATTCTGTTATTGAAATTTATGGTTTTAAATGGATTACCAATAttgaggaaaatttttaaattcaaaataatacacGAAgataccaataatttttttctaaaattgactAAGGACATCATAAAATTTCGAGAAGAAACAGGTACAAGAAGAAATGATTTCATTCAGCTAAtgatagaagaaaagaaaaaagagcacAGTTTATTGGATCATGAAAAAAATCCTATTTCTTGTAATGAATATGAAAACGAGGATAAAGAACTTTTGGATCAGCTTAACAACACTCCGACTTCAATCAGCAAATGGTCTAAGTCATCCG aattttttacTGAAGAATTTATAGCTGCACAGACTCTTATATTCATGTCTGTTGGAAGCGATTCGACAGCGACTACATtgagttttgttttatatgaattgGCTGTGAATCAGGATGttcaaaaaagagtaaaaaaagaaatctctGATATTCTCTCATGTCATGAGTTTGATTATCAATCTGTCAAAAGAATGGTGTATTTAGAACAATCTATCAAtg aaaCTTTGCGTTTACATGCAATAATTCCAGTATTGACAAGGAATTGTACAAAAGAATACAAAATCCCAGGCACTAATGTAATATTAGAAAAAGGAACAGCAGTGTTCATTCCTACTGTTAGCCTTCACATGGATCCTCAATATTTTCCTGATCCTAATAAGTTTAATCCAGACCGTTTTACAAATATGGAGAGCATTCCAAAAGGTGTTTTCTTCCCATTTGGCTCCGGCCCAAGGATTTGTATCG ctgtGCAATTAGTGATGCTAGAAATGAAGATCATTCTGGCCAACTTGTTACTGAACTACACCGTAGTGTTAAGTGAGAAGACCAAATTACCtttgaaaatcacaaaacattCAGTCTTTAATCATGTTGATGGAGGTatatggataaaatttaaaaaggataattaa